CGAGCATCGCCGAGCGGATCTGGCCCCACGTGGCATGGGGGTAGCGGTCACAGTATTTGGCGACGGCGGTATCCGGATCGGCATGCGTGCGGTCGGCCAGGTCTCGTACGTCGTTTTCGGTCGTGGTCTCGAGGGTGCCCTGCGGCACCAGGTACAGGTTGCCTTCCTGCGCGTTGGTGCCGATCAGCAGCGGCACCGAGGCCCCGACGCCCGCGGCGACTGCGTCGGCGGGCTGCCGGTCCATCACCACACTGAACGGGCTGAGCCCGGCCAGCGGATCGAACCTGCGTCGGGTGCGCAGGTCCACCCCCGCGAGCCGAGAGCCCACCGCGACGAGTTCGTCGTCGGAGAAGCCGACGAACCCGTCGACGGTCGGATCCGTGCCGAGCAGCTGCGCGACACGGTGGGTGACCCGGGCGGCCTGTTCGCGATCGAAGGCTCCGGTCCCGTTGCCGCTCTGCATGATCGCGCGCCGCAGCAGGGGACGGGCGTCGGGCGTGGCGAGCAGAGCCCCGACCAGGGTGGCCCCCGCGGACTGGCCGAACAGGGTCACGTTGTCGGGGTCACCGCCGAAGCTCTCCGCGTTGGCCTTCACCCACTTCAGCGCGGCCAGCACGTCGAGCAGCCCTCGGTTGGGCGGGGCTCCCGGCAGATCCAGGAATCCGACGATGCCCAGCCGGTAGGTGACCGTCACCAGGACCACGCCGTCACGTGCGAACGCGGCACCGTCGTACAGCGGTGATCGGGTGGAGCCGGAGACGAACCCCCCGCCGTGTACGAACACCATCACCGGTCGTCCGACGGCGCCGCTGGGCGCCCACACGTTCAGTGTCAGGTACTCCGGGTCGCCGAGACGGGCGGTGCCGAAGAACGGTGACATGTCCAGCGCCCCGAAACCGCTACGGGGTGCCTGCGGCGCCGCGGGACCCGGCTCGGCGGCGTCCCGCACCTGCGTCCAGCCGGGATGCGGCGCCGGTTCGGCGAACCGCGCCGCGCCGGTCGGTGGTGTGGCGTAGGGGATTCCGAGGAAGACCGAGTATTCGTCGACGGTGCGGCCACGGACGTCGCCGGACGTGATGACGACGACGGTCTCAGACATGGGTCACCCGGGTGAACGGCGCCCACCGCTCGATCGCGAACGTGTCGCCCTGGCGGGTCACCTCCGCACCGCCGTGCCCGCCGAGGTGCGCGGGGAACACGAGCGTGTTGGTGTCGGCGGCATAGCCGAGCAGCCGCCGCCTGGTGGCCCTGGCGGCCGCGGGATCCTCGCAGAAGCAACTGTTGACGTCGGGCTCCACCAGCTGCAACGCGGTGTGCAGCAGATCGCCGACGAACAACGCTCTGTCCGTGCCGGATTCGAGCGTCACGATCGAGGAGCCGGGGGTATGGCCGGCAGCCAGGTCCAGCCGCAGGTTCGCGTCGATGTCCCACTGCCCGTCCCACAGCTGGACCAAGCCGGCGTCGGCGACCGGTGCGACGCTGTCGGCGAAAACGATGCGGCTCGCGGCGCCGAGGCGGGACGGATGGCCGTTGGCCGGATTCCAGAAGTCGAAGTCGGCCCGTGGCATCAGGTAGGTGGCGTTCGGGAATGTCGGCACCCACTCTCCGTCGCGCAACGTGGTGTTCCAGCCGACGTGGTCGTTGTGCAGATGGGTGTTGACCACGATGTCGACATCCTCGGGCCGGATCCCGGCCGCGGCGAGGTTGCCGAGGAATTCTGTTTCGAGGTGGTCCCACACCGAATCGGGCCGCACCTTGTGGTTGCCGACACCGGTGTCGACGAGGATGGTCCTGCCCTCGCTGCGCAGCACCCACGTCTGGATGGCCGAAACGCACACGTCCGCAGCGGGGTCGTAGAAGTCGGGTGCCAACCAGCTCTGGTTGGCCTTCCATGAGCTGCAACGACTTTCGGGAAAGAAGGTTTTCGGCGAGAGCTCGACCGACCCGTAGTACTCCATGACCCGGGTGATCGAGA
Above is a window of Mycolicibacterium baixiangningiae DNA encoding:
- a CDS encoding carboxylesterase/lipase family protein, which translates into the protein MSETVVVITSGDVRGRTVDEYSVFLGIPYATPPTGAARFAEPAPHPGWTQVRDAAEPGPAAPQAPRSGFGALDMSPFFGTARLGDPEYLTLNVWAPSGAVGRPVMVFVHGGGFVSGSTRSPLYDGAAFARDGVVLVTVTYRLGIVGFLDLPGAPPNRGLLDVLAALKWVKANAESFGGDPDNVTLFGQSAGATLVGALLATPDARPLLRRAIMQSGNGTGAFDREQAARVTHRVAQLLGTDPTVDGFVGFSDDELVAVGSRLAGVDLRTRRRFDPLAGLSPFSVVMDRQPADAVAAGVGASVPLLIGTNAQEGNLYLVPQGTLETTTENDVRDLADRTHADPDTAVAKYCDRYPHATWGQIRSAMLGDALFVSGTGRLIDAHSSHAAVPLHEYRFSWRSAAVGGRLGAAHAVELPFVFDRLHEPVLRGPAGLLGPEEPPRALASAVHGAWVDYATTGDPGWAPDSVREFSG
- a CDS encoding MBL fold metallo-hydrolase, translating into MNTLVLGDVSITRVMEYYGSVELSPKTFFPESRCSSWKANQSWLAPDFYDPAADVCVSAIQTWVLRSEGRTILVDTGVGNHKVRPDSVWDHLETEFLGNLAAAGIRPEDVDIVVNTHLHNDHVGWNTTLRDGEWVPTFPNATYLMPRADFDFWNPANGHPSRLGAASRIVFADSVAPVADAGLVQLWDGQWDIDANLRLDLAAGHTPGSSIVTLESGTDRALFVGDLLHTALQLVEPDVNSCFCEDPAAARATRRRLLGYAADTNTLVFPAHLGGHGGAEVTRQGDTFAIERWAPFTRVTHV